Proteins from a genomic interval of Lycium ferocissimum isolate CSIRO_LF1 chromosome 2, AGI_CSIRO_Lferr_CH_V1, whole genome shotgun sequence:
- the LOC132042321 gene encoding small ribosomal subunit protein eS4 — MARGLKKHLKRLNAPKHWMLDKLGGAFAPKPSSGPHKSRECLPLVIILRNRLKYALTYREVQSILMQRQVMVDGKVRTDKTYPAGFMDVVSIPKTNENFRLLYDTKGRFRLHSLRDEEAKFKLCKVRSVQFGQKGIPYINTYDGRTIRYPDPLIKANDTIKLDLESNKIVDFIKFDVGNVVMVTGGRNRGRVGVLKNREKHKGSFETVHIQDSLGHEFATRLGNVFTLGKGTKPWVSLPKGKGIKLSIIEEARKRLAAQSATAA; from the exons ATG GCAAGAGGGTTGAAGAAACATTTGAAGAGGCTCAATGCGCCTAAGCATTGGATGCTTGATAAGCTTGGAGGTGCTTTT GCTCCCAAGCCTTCTTCTGGCCCACATAAATCAAGGGAGTGTTTGCCATTGGTTATTATCCTAAGGAACAGGTTGAAATATGCTTTGACATACCGTGAGGTCCAATCTATCTTGATGCAACGGCAAGTTATGGTTGATGGCAAAGTTAGGACAGACAAGACTTACCCTGCTGGTTTCATGG ATGTTGTTTCAATCCCAAAGACAAATGAGAACTTCCGACTTCTCTATGACACTAAGGGTCGCTTCCGTCTCCACTCACTCAGAGATGAGGAAGCCAAG TTCAAACTTTGCAAGGTTCGATCTGTGCAGTTTGGACAGAAGGGGATCCCATATATCAACACTTATGATGGAAGAACAATCCGCTACCCAGATCCCCTCATCAAGGCCAATGACACCATCAAGCTGGACTTAGAGTCCAATAAGATTGTTGACTTCATCAAATTTGATGTTGGAAATGTGGTGATGGTGACCGGTGGTAGAAACAGGGGACGTGTTGGTGTTCTTAAGAACAGGGAGAAGCACAAGGGTAGCTTTGAGACAGTTCACATTCAGGATTCCCTAGGGCACGAGTTTGCTACCCGATTGGGAAATGTGTTCACTCTTGGTAAAGGTACTAAGCCATGGGTGTCTCTACCTAAGGGCAAAGGTATCAAGTTATCTATCATTGAAGAGGCTCGCAAGAGGCTGGCTGCTCAATCAGCTACGGCTGCTTAA
- the LOC132047687 gene encoding disease resistance protein PIK6-NP-like, which produces MAEAAIIYFLRRLGYQLVQEGNVLSGVQDEIEWIKKEFQAMVAFLRDADKRQKRDETVAGWVKEVRILAFDAEDVIDEFLIQMATTHWNSLYFFKYLKVRYQIGYHIRKIKKQVIEVKERKDRYVVNGLMMCEDALAASSYRGTGGMSSRGPGAASPFVREDDIVGIEHDVEQLMKLVLEGNTKNFLAVSVFGMGVWDVLKNILFGFIASRGEPALDVMGAMDEGWLLERTNDYLQDKKYLLVLDDIWDDKLWEDLKHAFPRRKGRIIITTTIRGIASPPEDNFQIYDLQPLTYELAWSIFCKKEFRSSQGTCPDDLKEFAEAIVRKCGGLPLAIVAIGSLLSCKGRNIRVWQSVLDTLDWEFNHHRDIEHLNKALLFSYNHIPFYLKYCFLYLGLFPEDYEIGRKRLIRMWVAEGFVEGTAHKTEEEVANHYFVQLSDRSMIQAVTIHARDVLKACKLHDLMCDVANQMLKEEKFGSILEEVVDKTIQERQRRLAIYEDADSIPSNISKLNLRSLLIFRVNELSFSALQKLLRQLKLVRVLDLQYAPLEKLANEIGNLIHLRYLDLRGTLINDLPKSVKNLRNLQTLDVRNTEVKHLPAGINELQHLRHLLLSSFRDREKGFVKMASGGKHFVKLQTLSGIESDEDLVQQLRSLTSLRKIFIGKMTEANSKDFCQSLERMSKLRSLTVLSEGP; this is translated from the exons ATGGCTGAAGCTGCAATCATATACTTTCTGAGGAGGCTAGGCTATCAGTTAGTACAAGAAGGAAATGTTCTGTCAGGGGTGCAAGATGAAATTGAATGGATCAAGAAAGAGTTTCAAGCCATGGTAGCTTTTCTAAGAGATGCTGACAAGAGGCAAAAGAGAGATGAAACTGTGGCTGGTTGGGTTAAAGAGGTAAGAATCTTGGCTTTTGATGCTgaagatgttattgatgaattTCTTATTCAAATGGCTACTACTCATTGGAACAGCTTATACTTCTTTAAGTACTTGAAAGTTAGGTATCAAATTGGCTATCATATcaggaaaatcaagaaacaagtcATTGaagttaaagaaagaaaagatagatatgTTGTCAATGGATTAATGATGTGTGAAGATGCATTAGCAGCTAGTAGCTATAGAGGAACTGGTGGAATGTCCTCTAGAGGGCCTGGTGCAGCATCCCCTTTTGTTCGAGAAGACGATATTGTGGGAATTGAACATGATGTCGAACAGCTAATGAAGCTCGTATTAGAAGGAAACACGAAGAATTTCCTCGCGGTTTCAGTGTTTGGCATGGGGGTTTGG GATGTCCTGAAAAATATCCTTTTTGGGTTCATAGCTAGTAGAGGTGAGCCAGCTCTAGATGTTATGGGTGCCATGGATGAGGGATGGTTACTAGAGAGGACCAACGACTACTTGCAAGACAAGAAGTACTTGCTAGTTCTTGATGATATATGGGATGATAAGCTATGGGAAGATCTTAAACATGCATTTCCGCGAAGAAAAGGGCGAATcataattacaacaacaattcGCGGTATAGCATCCCCTCCTGAGGATAATTTCCAAATCTATGATCTCCAACCCCTCACTTATGAATTAGCTTGGAGCATCTTTTGCAAGAAGGAATTTCGATCATCTCAGGGGACTTGTCCTGATGACTTGAAGGAATTCGCGGAGGCTATAGTGAGAAAATGTGGAGGTTTACCTTTAGCAATTGTAGCCATCGGGAGCTTGTTATCATGTAAGGGTAGAAATATCCGTGTGTGGCAATCTGTTCTCGATACCTTAGACTGGGAGTTCAACCATCACCGAGACATTGAGCATCTAAACAAGGCCTTGTTGTTCAGCTATAATCACATTCCGTTTTACCTCAAGTATTGTTTCCTTTACCTTGGTTTGTTCCCCGAGGACTATGAGATTGGGAGGAAAAGGCTAATACGAATGTGGGTGGCTGAGGGGTTTGTTGAGGGAACTGCTCATAAAACAGAGGAAGAGGTCGCGAACCATTACTTTGTTCAGCTTAGCGACAGAAGTATGATTCAAGCAGTTACTATACATGCTCGAGATGTGCTGAAAGCGTGCAAGTTGCATGATCTAATGTGCGATGTGGCCAATCAAATGCTAAAGGAAGAGAAATTCGGATCCATCTTGGAAGAAGTTGTTGACAAGACTATTCAAGAGAGACAAAGGAGACTTGCAATCTATGAAGATGCAGATAGTATCCCCTCAAACATCAGTAAGTTGAATCTGAGGTCTCTTCTCATTTTTAGAGTAAATGAATTGTCATTTTCGGCTCTACAGAAACTGCTAAGGCAGCTCAAATTGGTAAGAGTTCTAGATTTACAATATGCTCCTCTAGAAAAACTAGCAAATGAGATTGGTAATTTGATTCATCTCCGGTACTTAGATTTAAGAGGGACTTTGATAAACGATCTTCCAAAATCAGTGAAGAATTTGAGGAATCTCCAGACGTTGGATGTGAGAAACACGGAAGTTAAACATTTGCCTGCTGGAATCAATGAGCTGCAACACCTAAGACATCTTCTCCTGTCTAGTTTTCGTGATAGGGAAAAGGGATTCGTGAAGATGGCTAGTGGCGGGAAACACTTTGTGAAGCTGCAAACACTATCTGGAATTGAATCAGATGAAGACCTAGTGCAACAACTAAGAAGTTTAACAAGCTTGAGGAAAATCTTTATAGGGAAAATGACTGAAGCCAACAGCAAAGATTTTTGCCAATCTTTAGAAAGGATGAGCAAGTTGAGGTCCTTAACAGTACTAAGTGAAGGTCCTTAA